From Antricoccus suffuscus, the proteins below share one genomic window:
- a CDS encoding acyclic terpene utilization AtuA family protein has protein sequence MAKQPVRIANFSGYYGDRYTAIDEAMTGDPIDVLMGDFLAEVTLASLSTRYKEDTTRGYVEYFLEQIKPHLSAIAERGIKVVTNAGGFNPAAMAVVLRELVAQSGADLKVAHVEGDNVFEQLGDLQKDGNLLQNLDTGEPLSSWGYEPIAANAYLGGWGIAAALEAGADIVVCGRVTDASLTLGPAAWWHGWARDDWNALAHAVTAGHIIECGSHAVGGNFSGFADVPNMLVPGFPIAEVAADGSTVITKHSGDGGAVTVDTVTAQILYEIQGPRYLNPDVTLHIESIQLEQIGPDRVLVSGVVGSPPPPTTKVATFAPIGYQVMETAYVTAPDVEKKVDLLRSQVGRNMTVGVDDYVVTPLGTAAADPQSQWDATVPVRFMATARDRQTLKEFNLAGRLNSLYLSSIPGYYRDGAASRAAEPQPRIEYWPALLDMALINHRAVLWDGTALDIAPPDETELSTQPEHDEPRPESYRAADLRTVELGALAYARSGDKGGNSNVGIWVRDKAAYSWLRQALTTDEFYMLVPEAKDIDIVRHEFPNLGAVHFLLKGLLGTGGSSNLRVDQIGKAVGEYIRAKHVQVPRQLLGAADS, from the coding sequence ATGGCTAAGCAACCTGTGCGCATCGCCAATTTTTCCGGCTACTACGGTGACCGCTACACCGCGATCGACGAGGCCATGACCGGCGACCCGATCGACGTACTCATGGGTGACTTCCTTGCGGAGGTCACCCTCGCCTCCCTCTCCACGCGTTACAAGGAAGACACCACGCGCGGGTACGTCGAATACTTCCTCGAGCAGATCAAGCCGCACCTGTCGGCGATCGCCGAGCGCGGCATCAAGGTGGTCACCAACGCAGGTGGATTCAACCCCGCTGCCATGGCAGTGGTGCTGCGCGAGTTGGTCGCGCAATCCGGCGCGGACCTGAAGGTCGCGCACGTCGAGGGCGACAACGTATTCGAGCAGCTCGGGGACTTGCAAAAGGACGGCAATCTGCTGCAGAACCTCGACACCGGCGAGCCGCTGAGCTCATGGGGGTACGAGCCGATCGCGGCAAACGCGTATCTCGGTGGTTGGGGGATCGCCGCCGCGCTTGAGGCCGGTGCAGACATCGTCGTGTGTGGCCGGGTCACCGACGCCTCGTTGACGCTCGGGCCGGCGGCGTGGTGGCACGGCTGGGCGCGCGACGACTGGAACGCTCTCGCGCACGCTGTCACCGCGGGGCACATCATTGAATGCGGATCGCACGCAGTCGGCGGCAACTTCTCCGGTTTCGCCGACGTACCCAACATGCTGGTCCCGGGCTTTCCGATCGCCGAGGTGGCCGCCGACGGATCGACGGTGATCACCAAGCACTCCGGTGACGGCGGCGCCGTCACCGTCGACACCGTCACTGCGCAGATCCTCTATGAGATCCAGGGCCCGCGTTACCTCAATCCCGACGTCACGCTGCACATCGAGAGCATTCAACTCGAGCAAATCGGCCCGGACCGAGTCCTTGTATCAGGGGTCGTCGGTTCGCCGCCGCCCCCGACGACCAAGGTCGCAACCTTCGCGCCGATCGGCTACCAAGTGATGGAGACGGCGTACGTCACGGCACCGGACGTGGAGAAGAAGGTCGACCTGCTGCGCTCCCAGGTCGGCCGCAACATGACCGTCGGTGTCGACGACTATGTCGTGACCCCACTGGGTACGGCGGCGGCAGATCCACAGAGTCAGTGGGATGCGACGGTGCCGGTGCGTTTCATGGCCACCGCGCGGGATCGCCAAACGCTCAAAGAGTTCAACCTCGCCGGCCGGCTCAACAGCCTCTACCTCAGCAGTATCCCCGGCTATTATCGCGACGGTGCGGCGTCCCGCGCTGCCGAGCCTCAGCCACGGATCGAGTATTGGCCGGCCCTTCTGGACATGGCGCTGATCAACCATCGGGCCGTGTTGTGGGACGGCACTGCGCTTGACATCGCGCCGCCGGACGAAACGGAGCTAAGCACTCAGCCGGAGCACGACGAGCCCCGACCCGAGAGCTATCGGGCCGCGGACCTGCGCACGGTCGAACTCGGCGCGCTCGCCTACGCGCGCAGTGGGGACAAGGGCGGCAACAGCAACGTCGGCATCTGGGTCCGCGACAAAGCGGCCTACTCCTGGCTGCGGCAGGCGCTCACCACGGACGAGTTCTACATGCTCGTCCCCGAGGCCAAGGACATCGATATCGTTCGACACGAGTTCCCCAACCTGGGCGCGGTGCATTTCCTGCTCAAGGGCCTGTTGGGCACCGGCGGATCGTCCAATTTGCGTGTCGACCAGATCGGAAAGGCCGTGGGCGAATACATCCGCGCCAAGCACGTGCAGGTCCCGCGGCAACTTCTCGGCGCCGCCGACTCTTAG
- a CDS encoding zinc-binding dehydrogenase — translation MWSQRLIAPHQFRNTEVPTPGMDDIGEGELLVRLRAGGICGSDLPPVRMHFDPQEKAPGVWPLHEIVGDVVASKSTSIAVGQRVIGWAKDLQGLVEVFTAYADQVVPVEPDISDVAAVVAQPLACVMCAVDRFDSVAGRRAAVIGQGPIGLLFSHVLKSRGASEVIGVDVVDRSDLGADFGVDKIIYGSSRNWAPTLTKDERPMLVVEAVGHQIGTLNDAITAAAVGGQIMAFGVNDDPYYPIDFHWLFRKNLTLHAGITTEHARYLRAAQEYLRAHPGLAQRYVTNVMPIADVQQAFEIAARPSVGRLKVVLTVDGEDAAK, via the coding sequence ATGTGGTCGCAACGGCTCATCGCTCCCCACCAATTCCGCAATACCGAGGTGCCGACGCCCGGCATGGACGACATCGGTGAGGGGGAACTGCTTGTGCGATTGCGTGCCGGAGGGATCTGCGGCAGCGACCTACCGCCGGTGCGGATGCATTTCGACCCGCAGGAGAAAGCGCCAGGCGTATGGCCGCTGCACGAGATCGTCGGTGACGTCGTCGCTTCCAAAAGTACGTCGATCGCCGTTGGCCAACGGGTCATCGGCTGGGCAAAGGACCTACAGGGGCTCGTCGAGGTCTTCACCGCGTACGCCGACCAGGTCGTGCCGGTCGAACCGGACATTTCTGATGTTGCGGCCGTGGTCGCCCAGCCGCTGGCGTGCGTGATGTGCGCCGTTGATCGGTTCGACAGCGTGGCCGGACGCCGGGCGGCGGTCATCGGCCAAGGCCCGATCGGACTGCTGTTCAGCCACGTGCTCAAGTCTCGCGGTGCGAGTGAGGTCATCGGTGTCGATGTGGTCGATCGCAGCGATCTGGGCGCCGACTTCGGCGTCGACAAGATCATCTACGGATCGAGCCGAAACTGGGCGCCGACGTTGACCAAGGATGAGCGGCCAATGTTGGTCGTCGAGGCCGTTGGCCACCAAATCGGTACCCTTAATGACGCGATCACCGCGGCCGCTGTCGGCGGGCAGATCATGGCGTTCGGCGTCAATGACGACCCGTACTACCCGATCGACTTCCACTGGTTATTTCGCAAGAACCTGACGCTTCATGCAGGGATCACCACCGAGCACGCGAGATATCTGAGGGCGGCGCAGGAATACCTGCGCGCGCACCCGGGCCTCGCGCAGCGATACGTAACCAACGTGATGCCAATCGCTGACGTGCAGCAGGCCTTCGAAATCGCTGCCCGGCCGTCCGTCGGCCGCCTCAAGGTCGTTCTTACCGTCGACGGCGAGGACGCTGCCAAGTGA
- a CDS encoding CaiB/BaiF CoA transferase family protein: MFDGLKVIDCASYIAAPAAATILSDFGADVIKVESPGEGDPDRTMGYLPGMPKSEHNFAWMLDNRNKRSLALDLSTADGQAVLADLVGQADVFITNLPLAVRSRLGIGYETLSAHNDQLIYASFTGYGERGDEVAKPGFDMTAYWARSGIMDATRAHAGATPGRAPSGMGDHPSAMTLFASIVMALYQRERTKKGTLVQSSLLANGAWANAVMAQAALTGAQFIPRPPREHGANALSNHYRCQDGKWLILTALNEPRQWPLLVECLGLSDLLSDPRFETRADRHERSAELIKIFDDAFATKDQAQWRTILTEKGIVFEVVAESADIPNDQQMLANGVIVPFESGEMMTVANPINVGGVDKITPRYPPELGEHSDEVLREIGYDADRLAKLRASGTIV; the protein is encoded by the coding sequence ATGTTTGACGGGCTCAAGGTCATCGATTGCGCGAGCTACATCGCCGCGCCGGCAGCCGCGACAATCTTGTCGGACTTCGGCGCCGACGTCATCAAGGTCGAATCGCCCGGAGAGGGCGACCCGGACCGGACCATGGGCTACCTGCCGGGAATGCCCAAGAGCGAGCACAACTTCGCCTGGATGCTCGACAACCGCAACAAGCGCAGCCTGGCCCTCGACCTGTCCACGGCTGACGGCCAGGCGGTGCTCGCCGACCTTGTCGGTCAGGCGGATGTCTTTATCACCAACCTGCCGCTCGCCGTCCGCTCTCGGCTGGGGATCGGATACGAGACGCTCTCGGCGCATAACGACCAGTTGATCTACGCCTCGTTCACCGGGTACGGCGAGCGCGGCGACGAGGTCGCCAAGCCGGGCTTTGACATGACGGCGTACTGGGCCCGGTCCGGGATCATGGATGCCACGCGCGCGCATGCAGGCGCGACACCTGGCCGTGCGCCATCCGGGATGGGCGACCATCCGTCGGCGATGACGCTGTTCGCGAGCATCGTCATGGCTCTCTACCAGCGCGAGCGGACGAAGAAGGGCACCTTGGTCCAATCGTCGTTGCTCGCGAACGGGGCCTGGGCGAACGCGGTGATGGCGCAGGCAGCGCTGACGGGGGCGCAGTTCATCCCGCGCCCGCCGCGTGAGCACGGCGCCAACGCGCTGAGCAACCACTACCGCTGCCAAGACGGCAAGTGGCTGATCTTGACCGCTCTCAACGAACCGCGCCAGTGGCCGCTGCTCGTCGAATGCCTCGGCCTTAGTGACCTGCTCAGTGACCCACGGTTTGAGACCAGGGCCGACCGCCACGAGCGCTCGGCCGAGCTGATCAAGATCTTCGACGACGCATTCGCGACGAAGGATCAGGCGCAGTGGCGCACGATACTTACCGAGAAGGGGATCGTGTTCGAGGTCGTGGCCGAGTCGGCTGACATCCCGAACGACCAGCAGATGCTCGCCAACGGGGTCATCGTCCCGTTCGAGTCCGGGGAGATGATGACCGTCGCCAACCCGATCAATGTTGGCGGAGTCGACAAGATCACTCCCCGTTATCCACCCGAACTCGGCGAGCACAGTGACGAAGTGCTGCGCGAGATCGGGTACGACGCCGATCGCCTAGCCAAACTGCGCGCAAGCGGCACCATCGTCTGA
- a CDS encoding alpha/beta hydrolase yields MTLDQASQGFIAAMAEAGAPPMHEVTPSIARINGPVLAGMSGRGPEVGEVHNTRLTGKDGGTFRVRVLKPEGAATSVIVYIHGGGWVIGDIDLQYDNLGRELVNATQSVVVLVNYRKAPEHPFPTAIDDSYIGLQWAAEHAAEFAGSDVPFIVAGDSAGGNIAAVMTQWARDKGGPKIDYQVLVYPVTDCDLETASYLDPDNQLLLSRETMIWFWDHYLPDKEARKSPDASPLRNPNLAGLPPALVYLAECDPLHDEGAAYAEALKSAGVPVEVSTAEGQMHAFFQMVNILPGNRVGIDYVADRINSRIADLKGAAVK; encoded by the coding sequence ATGACACTGGATCAGGCTTCGCAAGGATTTATTGCCGCGATGGCGGAGGCCGGCGCGCCACCGATGCATGAAGTTACGCCGTCGATCGCGCGGATCAATGGACCGGTGCTCGCGGGCATGAGCGGACGCGGTCCCGAGGTCGGCGAGGTCCACAACACTCGCCTCACGGGCAAGGACGGCGGCACGTTCCGGGTGCGTGTCCTCAAGCCGGAAGGCGCAGCGACCTCGGTCATCGTCTATATCCATGGTGGCGGTTGGGTTATTGGCGACATCGACTTGCAGTACGACAATCTCGGCCGGGAACTGGTTAACGCCACTCAGTCGGTCGTCGTGCTCGTCAACTACCGCAAAGCGCCGGAGCACCCGTTCCCGACGGCGATCGACGATAGCTACATCGGGCTCCAGTGGGCCGCCGAGCACGCGGCCGAGTTCGCGGGATCTGATGTGCCGTTCATCGTTGCGGGGGACAGCGCCGGTGGCAATATCGCCGCGGTCATGACCCAGTGGGCGCGTGACAAGGGCGGCCCGAAGATCGACTACCAAGTGCTCGTCTACCCGGTTACCGATTGCGATCTGGAGACCGCGTCGTATCTGGATCCGGACAATCAACTGCTGCTCAGTCGCGAGACGATGATCTGGTTCTGGGACCACTATCTGCCGGATAAGGAAGCACGCAAGAGCCCCGATGCATCGCCGTTGCGGAATCCCAACCTCGCGGGCCTGCCACCGGCGTTGGTATATCTCGCCGAGTGCGATCCCCTTCATGATGAGGGCGCGGCGTACGCCGAAGCACTCAAAAGCGCGGGCGTGCCCGTCGAGGTGTCGACCGCAGAAGGCCAGATGCACGCGTTCTTCCAGATGGTCAACATCCTGCCGGGCAACCGGGTCGGGATCGACTATGTAGCGGACCGAATCAACAGCCGGATCGCCGATCTCAAAGGAGCTGCCGTCAAATGA